TCATGGGCGAACTTGTCGATCGCCTGCCACTGTTTGGTGGTGATCACCCCACCCGGCAGACGACAGCGCAGCAGCATCGCATGACGCGGCTCCAGCTTTTGCTCGGCACGTTCGGCACGGATATCGCGGTCGTCTTGCTGGTACATACCGTGAAAACGGATCAGCAGGAAGTTGTCGCCTTTAAAACCGCCGGTCAGACCGTCATTTAAATCTTCGGCAATGGTGCCGCGCAGATAGTTGCTTTCCAGCTTCATACGCTCAGCGTCGGACAGTTTGCCTTCGACCACCAATGGTCCTGGATGTTTTTCGCTCATTAGTAGACATCTCGCTGATAACGGCGCTCAATGCGCAGCTCACTTAAAAATTCATCTGCCGCTTCGATATCCATCACACCGAATTCGGCAATCACTTCCAACAAAGCCTGCTCAACGTCTTTCGCCATACGATTAGCGTCGCCGCAGACATAAATGTGGGCACCGTCATTGATCCAGCGCCACAGTTCCGCGCCCTGTTGGCGCAGTTTATCTTGTACGTAGACTTTTTCTTTTTGATCGCGAGACCAGGCGAGATCAATACGGCTCAATACGCCCTCTTTGACGTAGCTTTGCCACTCCACCTGGTAGAGGAAATCTTCGGTAAAGTGCGGGTTGCCGAAGAACAGCCAGTTCTTGCCTTCCGCACCTTCCGCCGCGCGCTGCTGCATAAAGGCGCGGAACGGCGCAATACCGGTACCTGGCCCAATCATAATCACCGGGGTTTGCGGGTTTACCGGCAGACGGAAGTTATCGTTATGCTCGATGAACACGCGCACTTCGCCCTCTTCTTCCACACGATCGGCGAGGAAGCTGGAAGCGCCGCCAGCGCGGGCGCGGCCCTCGATATCATAGCGAACCACACCAACGGTGACGTGCACTTCGTTGTCAGTTTCCGCCTGCGAAGAGGCGATAGAGTACAGGCGCGGCGTCAGCGGACGCAGCAGGTCGACTAGTGCCTGAGCATCCAGCTGTGCCGGAGAGAAACGCACCATATCAACGATCGGCGTGGTCGCGGCGTAATGTTGAAGCTGCGCCTTATCGCCCACCAGCGGCAGCAAAGACTCGCTGCGGGTTAAGGTGGCATAGTTCTCGACGATATTTCCGGTGTTGACCGTCAGTTCGAAGTGCCACTCCAGCGCTTCGGCGAGCGGCAGGGTTTTGCCATCAACCGTGACCGGTTCGTCCCCTTTCAGCCACAGCAGTTCTACCAGCTCTTTGACCAAAGCCGGATCATTTTGATACCAGACACCCAATGCATCGCCCGGCTGATAGCGCAGGCCGGAATCGCCTAAATCAATCTCAATATGGCGCACGTCTTTTTCAGAGTCGCGGCCGGTAATTTTCTGATTCACTGCAAGCGACGCCGTCAGCGGTGCTTCTTTGGTATACGGACTGGTGTGTACTTCGTTTACCGCGCCGCTCGCTGCAACTTGCACAGAGGATGCCGCAGGCGAACGCGCTTTCAGGACATCAACCAGACGGGCACGCCACTGCGCAGCCGCAGCCTGGTATTCGACGTCGGCGTCGACACGGTCAAGCAGACGTTCACCGCCCAGCTCAGCCAGTTTCGTATCAAAGTCTTTTCCTGACTGACAGAAAAACTCGTAAGAGGTGTCGCCAAGACCAAACACGGCAAAAGCAGTGTTATCGAGCTTCGGCGCTTTTTTCGAGAACAGGAATTTATGCAACGCCACGGCTTCTTCCGCCGGTTCACCTTCCCC
The Citrobacter arsenatis DNA segment above includes these coding regions:
- the cysJ gene encoding NADPH-dependent assimilatory sulfite reductase flavoprotein subunit, yielding MTTQAPPSALLPLNPEQLARLQAATTDFTPAQLAWVSGYFWGVLNQQPGSNAAAPVPAAQMPGITLISASQTGNARRVAEALRDDLIAAKLNVTLINAGDYKFKQIANEKLLIVVASTQGEGEPAEEAVALHKFLFSKKAPKLDNTAFAVFGLGDTSYEFFCQSGKDFDTKLAELGGERLLDRVDADVEYQAAAAQWRARLVDVLKARSPAASSVQVAASGAVNEVHTSPYTKEAPLTASLAVNQKITGRDSEKDVRHIEIDLGDSGLRYQPGDALGVWYQNDPALVKELVELLWLKGDEPVTVDGKTLPLAEALEWHFELTVNTGNIVENYATLTRSESLLPLVGDKAQLQHYAATTPIVDMVRFSPAQLDAQALVDLLRPLTPRLYSIASSQAETDNEVHVTVGVVRYDIEGRARAGGASSFLADRVEEEGEVRVFIEHNDNFRLPVNPQTPVIMIGPGTGIAPFRAFMQQRAAEGAEGKNWLFFGNPHFTEDFLYQVEWQSYVKEGVLSRIDLAWSRDQKEKVYVQDKLRQQGAELWRWINDGAHIYVCGDANRMAKDVEQALLEVIAEFGVMDIEAADEFLSELRIERRYQRDVY